The following coding sequences are from one Paenibacillus sp. JDR-2 window:
- a CDS encoding DUF3502 domain-containing protein, which translates to MIRKTKSLFTMLALIAMIALLLAACSSNSNNTNNTPASSKGSEEPSASASPAEGSKETAAADSGNDHSEEVKLVGYLLGEAPKGMPDVMAALNEKLKKDINATLEINYIGWGDIAAKYPLILASGEDVDFVFTADWNFYVPEANKGSFKELTQEMFQKYMPKYAAKQDPAAYKAAQVNGKQYMIPTTTPDRKVGVIVLRKDVMEKAGLTNPTKISELGPYFAEIKKDYPNMIPLNLDSQYDLPAPFGALVQEKFAYAGAPLDSGDPSGVGNYTDQEDATGKILSMTDEPVQGAFKYAAGIMKQWYDAGYVNKNPYSNKIRSKDNFCDGKSGVAFGNSIDIQATLSSCQDKNIDTYIMPVLSPTGHAPSNSWLNNGVAIAANSKHPERAMEALDLIMENQDYVFNAYYGIEGKNYVLTADDKLALPDGVTAADNTYPPDAAGFWFVDKDYFKPSASWTDSYIELNNKIKDFLQPIPYLGFTFNTDNVKTEIANLKNVSTQYFMPLAIGAVKDVDKQFDSLNSKMKAAGVDKVKTELETQASAFLAAKG; encoded by the coding sequence TTGATAAGAAAAACAAAAAGCCTATTTACGATGCTGGCCCTGATCGCTATGATTGCGCTCCTGCTGGCCGCCTGCAGCAGCAACAGCAATAATACCAATAATACGCCGGCATCCTCCAAGGGCTCTGAGGAGCCTTCGGCTTCAGCTTCGCCGGCAGAGGGCAGCAAGGAAACGGCGGCCGCGGATTCCGGCAATGATCACTCGGAAGAAGTGAAGCTGGTCGGGTATTTGCTGGGCGAGGCGCCAAAGGGCATGCCCGATGTCATGGCAGCCCTTAACGAGAAGTTGAAGAAGGACATCAACGCAACGCTTGAGATCAACTATATCGGCTGGGGAGATATCGCCGCGAAATATCCGCTTATTCTGGCATCTGGCGAAGATGTCGACTTCGTCTTCACCGCCGACTGGAACTTCTATGTGCCTGAAGCCAATAAAGGCTCCTTCAAGGAACTGACGCAGGAAATGTTCCAGAAGTATATGCCGAAATATGCAGCGAAGCAGGATCCGGCCGCTTATAAAGCCGCGCAGGTAAACGGCAAGCAATACATGATCCCGACTACAACCCCGGACCGCAAGGTTGGCGTTATCGTCCTCCGCAAGGACGTTATGGAGAAAGCGGGTCTGACTAATCCGACAAAGATTTCTGAGCTGGGGCCTTATTTTGCCGAGATTAAGAAGGACTATCCGAACATGATTCCGCTGAACCTGGACTCCCAATATGACCTGCCGGCGCCGTTTGGCGCTTTGGTCCAAGAGAAGTTCGCTTACGCCGGCGCTCCGCTTGATTCCGGCGACCCGTCCGGTGTGGGCAACTATACGGACCAGGAGGACGCAACCGGTAAAATCCTGAGTATGACCGACGAGCCGGTTCAAGGCGCGTTCAAATATGCGGCCGGCATTATGAAGCAGTGGTACGATGCGGGGTATGTGAACAAGAATCCATATTCCAACAAGATCCGCTCGAAGGATAACTTCTGCGACGGGAAATCCGGCGTAGCGTTCGGCAACTCCATCGATATTCAAGCTACCCTGTCGTCTTGCCAAGACAAGAACATCGACACCTACATTATGCCGGTACTGTCTCCGACAGGCCATGCGCCGTCTAACAGCTGGCTGAACAACGGCGTTGCGATCGCTGCCAACTCCAAGCATCCTGAACGCGCGATGGAAGCACTTGATCTTATTATGGAGAATCAGGATTATGTATTTAATGCTTACTACGGAATCGAAGGCAAGAACTACGTGCTTACGGCGGACGACAAGCTGGCCTTGCCGGACGGCGTAACCGCTGCCGACAATACGTATCCGCCGGATGCGGCGGGCTTCTGGTTTGTCGACAAGGACTATTTCAAGCCTAGCGCAAGCTGGACGGATTCCTACATCGAGCTGAACAACAAGATCAAGGACTTCCTGCAGCCGATCCCGTATCTGGGCTTCACGTTTAACACGGACAATGTGAAGACCGAGATTGCGAATCTGAAAAACGTATCCACGCAATACTTCATGCCGCTTGCGATAGGGGCCGTGAAGGATGTCGACAAGCAATTCGATTCGCTGAATTCCAAGATGAAGGCAGCGGGCGTCGACAAAGTGAAAACCGAGCTGGAGACGCAGGCTTCTGCGTTCCTTGCAGCCAAGGGCTAA
- a CDS encoding extracellular solute-binding protein, with the protein MRRGIRWQQWLGAALLCMLIVLGLTACSRNADTQDEAASGSGHEKEVKLIGYLIGEAPKGMPQVLQAINEKLKKDINATIELNYIGWNDVASKYPLVMASGQDVDFIFAADWNFYVAEATKGAFYPLSQSMLEQYMPRHMAAMAPEALRAADVNGTPYMVPTSSPDRKVNVALFRKDVMEKAGMTQIAKFSEIEPYLAEIKRDYPGMIPLNLDSQYDLPTPFAYLMLEKFAWFTAPFDSGDPLAQGITADMEDPEAVMYSMAEEPILGWQKEAAYIMKDWYDKGYVNRNPYANNIRSKDNFCNGKSGIAFGNSIDMMNVFMSCKEQGIDVYPFPMLYPSGKAAESSWLNNGVAIAASSKNPERTLEALDLLMEDPSYAYLAYYGIEGVNYTITPSGTVGLPEGVTPESNTYPPDAAGFWFVNKNLFKPVANSTESYKELQDRIQPLLEPTPLVGFLFNSDQVKSEIANLKNVSTQYAQPIYIGAVNDVEAAFDTLVQHLKKAGIDKVKAEVQKQAAEYIASR; encoded by the coding sequence ATGAGACGGGGAATAAGATGGCAGCAGTGGCTGGGTGCGGCTCTGCTGTGCATGCTGATCGTGCTGGGATTAACCGCCTGTTCCAGGAATGCTGATACGCAGGATGAGGCTGCATCAGGTTCCGGCCATGAGAAGGAAGTAAAGCTTATCGGTTATCTGATTGGCGAGGCGCCAAAAGGGATGCCGCAAGTGCTTCAGGCGATTAACGAGAAGCTGAAGAAGGATATTAACGCAACGATTGAGCTGAATTATATCGGATGGAATGATGTTGCGTCGAAGTATCCGCTTGTTATGGCGAGCGGTCAGGACGTGGATTTTATATTTGCGGCAGACTGGAACTTCTATGTGGCGGAGGCGACTAAGGGAGCCTTCTATCCGCTTAGCCAGTCCATGCTGGAGCAATATATGCCGCGGCATATGGCAGCCATGGCGCCGGAAGCGCTTCGCGCAGCCGATGTGAACGGGACGCCGTATATGGTTCCGACCTCCTCTCCTGACCGCAAGGTCAATGTGGCTTTGTTCCGCAAGGACGTGATGGAGAAGGCAGGCATGACGCAGATTGCGAAGTTCTCGGAGATAGAGCCGTATCTGGCGGAAATTAAACGCGACTATCCGGGCATGATTCCGCTTAATCTGGACTCCCAATACGATCTTCCGACTCCGTTTGCTTATCTGATGTTAGAGAAGTTTGCCTGGTTTACGGCTCCTTTTGATTCGGGCGATCCTCTGGCTCAAGGCATAACGGCGGATATGGAGGACCCCGAGGCCGTGATGTACAGCATGGCGGAAGAACCGATTCTGGGCTGGCAGAAGGAAGCCGCGTATATCATGAAGGACTGGTATGACAAGGGCTACGTTAACAGAAATCCTTACGCCAACAACATTCGCTCGAAGGATAATTTCTGCAACGGCAAATCGGGCATCGCATTCGGCAATTCCATCGATATGATGAATGTCTTTATGTCCTGCAAGGAGCAGGGGATAGACGTCTACCCGTTCCCGATGCTGTATCCGTCAGGGAAGGCTGCGGAATCCAGCTGGCTGAACAATGGGGTAGCGATTGCCGCCTCCTCCAAAAATCCGGAAAGGACGCTGGAGGCGCTTGATTTGCTTATGGAGGATCCTTCGTATGCCTATCTGGCCTATTACGGGATCGAAGGGGTTAACTACACGATTACGCCTTCCGGCACGGTGGGCCTGCCGGAAGGCGTGACGCCTGAGTCCAATACGTATCCTCCCGATGCCGCCGGCTTCTGGTTTGTGAACAAGAACCTGTTTAAGCCGGTTGCCAACTCGACCGAGTCGTATAAAGAGCTGCAGGACCGGATTCAGCCGCTGCTGGAGCCCACGCCTCTGGTAGGGTTCCTGTTTAATTCCGATCAGGTGAAATCGGAGATTGCCAATCTTAAGAATGTCTCGACGCAATATGCGCAGCCGATCTATATCGGTGCGGTTAATGATGTGGAAGCAGCCTTCGATACCCTGGTGCAGCATTTGAAGAAAGCCGGGATTGATAAGGTTAAGGCGGAGGTGCAAAAGCAGGCGGCGGAATATATCGCCAGCCGATGA
- a CDS encoding carbohydrate ABC transporter permease, with protein MSSPTSSRKLNSAPIFTTISYTVVSIIALICLLPFIVLLAGAFSSESSVLAEGYWFWPREVSLEAFKYIFRYPNDVLSAYKVSIIVTVVGTVLSLFISTMAAYVLGRKELKHRNKLAFFLFFTTLFNGGLAPYYIWLSRNLHLTNTYAVLILGPMFNVMYILILRSFIKSSVPEPLIESARIDGAGEMRIFLQMVLPLSKPALASIGVFTALAYWNDWWTAMMFTSKDSLIPLQYLLYKMLSSINLSSAMAQHVTSLDAPKETFKLAMTVIATGPILLVFPFAQKYFVSGVTIGAVKG; from the coding sequence ATGAGCAGTCCAACTTCCAGCCGGAAGCTGAATTCCGCTCCGATTTTTACAACGATCTCCTATACGGTCGTATCCATCATTGCTCTTATATGTCTGCTGCCCTTTATCGTTCTTCTGGCAGGCGCCTTCTCCTCGGAGAGCTCCGTGCTTGCGGAAGGGTACTGGTTCTGGCCGCGCGAGGTATCCCTTGAAGCGTTTAAGTATATTTTCCGCTATCCGAACGATGTGCTCTCGGCCTACAAGGTATCGATTATCGTGACGGTGGTAGGTACGGTATTGTCGCTGTTCATCTCAACGATGGCGGCCTATGTGCTGGGGAGAAAAGAGCTGAAGCACCGCAATAAGCTGGCCTTCTTCCTCTTCTTCACCACGCTGTTTAACGGCGGACTTGCTCCTTACTATATTTGGCTCAGCCGCAACCTGCATCTGACGAACACTTACGCGGTGTTGATTCTAGGACCGATGTTCAACGTCATGTACATTCTTATTCTTCGCAGCTTTATAAAAAGCTCCGTTCCCGAGCCGCTGATCGAGTCGGCGAGGATTGACGGAGCGGGCGAGATGAGGATTTTCCTGCAGATGGTTCTGCCGCTCAGCAAGCCTGCGCTTGCTTCGATTGGGGTGTTTACCGCGCTGGCTTATTGGAATGACTGGTGGACGGCGATGATGTTCACGTCGAAGGACTCGCTGATTCCGTTGCAATATTTGCTCTATAAAATGCTTTCCTCCATTAATCTGTCATCCGCAATGGCGCAGCATGTGACCAGTCTGGATGCTCCGAAGGAGACCTTTAAGCTCGCGATGACCGTTATTGCAACGGGACCTATTCTGCTCGTCTTCCCGTTTGCGCAGAAGTATTTCGTGAGCGGCGTAACGATTGGCGCCGTCAAGGGATGA
- a CDS encoding AI-2E family transporter: MPQGKWFRIGYGIIVVLLIAYLASKVDFVFNPIGKVLAALFVPLLISGMFYYLFRPFVRLLSMKLPKVVAILLVYIGAIGICYLFFWMIWPPIRDQSINLVNNFPQIVASVQTWLESMQQHEWLKEIGQKDALSTENLTNKLTGSLDELLNSVIGSVRGIFNVIMNFFFLLGLVPFMIYYLLSEGDKLPGHILRMLPERFHKEASGALKEIDASIGSFILSKVLTSLLIGVLTFVGYLLIDMPYPLLLGLIAAITNFIPYIGPLIAFIPTAVVALTVSPMTVLLVGVVLIVSNQIEANLIGPRIIGKQMNVHPFTVMLLVIGASSIIGAFGMIIVVPVYAIIKIIATRVYAFRKHNRIPPKDPLAEVIERK, translated from the coding sequence ATGCCGCAAGGCAAGTGGTTTCGCATAGGTTATGGTATTATCGTTGTTCTATTGATCGCCTATCTGGCGTCCAAAGTAGATTTCGTGTTTAATCCGATCGGGAAGGTGCTGGCCGCCTTATTCGTGCCGCTCTTGATCTCCGGTATGTTCTATTATTTGTTCCGCCCGTTTGTAAGGCTGCTTTCTATGAAGCTGCCAAAGGTGGTTGCTATTCTGCTTGTTTACATAGGCGCGATTGGCATCTGTTATTTGTTCTTCTGGATGATCTGGCCTCCAATCCGGGACCAGTCCATTAATTTGGTGAACAACTTTCCGCAGATCGTCGCTTCCGTCCAGACATGGCTTGAGTCCATGCAACAGCATGAATGGTTGAAGGAAATCGGGCAGAAGGATGCTCTTTCTACGGAAAATCTGACGAACAAGCTGACCGGATCGCTGGATGAATTGCTTAATTCCGTCATCGGCAGCGTTCGCGGCATTTTTAACGTGATTATGAACTTCTTCTTCCTGCTTGGTCTCGTTCCGTTTATGATTTATTACTTGCTGAGCGAGGGAGACAAGCTGCCCGGCCATATCCTGCGGATGCTGCCGGAACGTTTTCACAAGGAAGCAAGCGGGGCGCTTAAGGAGATCGATGCGTCGATCGGTTCGTTTATCCTGAGTAAAGTGCTCACGTCGCTTCTTATCGGCGTGCTGACCTTTGTCGGATACCTCCTGATCGATATGCCTTATCCGTTGCTGCTTGGCTTGATTGCCGCCATCACGAATTTTATCCCTTACATCGGACCGTTAATCGCCTTTATTCCGACGGCTGTCGTTGCGCTTACCGTTTCACCGATGACGGTACTTCTGGTTGGCGTTGTGCTTATCGTCTCGAACCAAATCGAAGCCAATCTGATCGGGCCGCGCATTATCGGCAAGCAAATGAACGTTCATCCGTTCACCGTCATGCTGCTTGTAATTGGCGCAAGCTCCATTATCGGCGCTTTTGGCATGATCATCGTAGTTCCCGTCTACGCGATAATCAAGATTATCGCAACCCGGGTTTACGCTTTCCGCAAGCATAACCGCATTCCGCCAAAGGATCCGCTAGCGGAGGTTATCGAAAGAAAATAG
- a CDS encoding spore germination protein yields MLIDKTSSKSGKQTSSTGQARQPEQVLLPDMDINIERMHRFLGGGEDIVCRTFQHRSFDNTRYAILYIDGIVEGTTINTLLLSLLDDANNPYTDEEDGKQSSLYHHLTERSIAIGKLSEVSTIEQAGYSILEGSTVLVVDGSLRAIVMDTTGGKTRAVEEPSSQTVIRGPKEGFTENLRTNTSLIRRIIKSPDIRFDYKMIGRQTRTNVAVVYMEGIAEEEIVKEVHRRLDKIDIDGVLESGYVEEFIQDRAFTPFPLLQNTERPDAASAALLEGQVLIMVSGTPFVLIAPVTFVKFFQSSEDYYQRYDIATFLRIIRMASFFISMLLPSLYIAITTFHQEMLPTSLLISLAAQREGIPFPALLEAFLMEITFEILREAGVRMPRIIGPAISIVGALVLGQAAVQAGIISAAMVIVVSFTAIASFVIPAVNMGIAARLIRFILMILAGTFGLFGIMSGLMVLLAHLCGLRSFGKPYMMPFSPFVPSNLKDVLIRVPWWAMRKRPINIGSDSNAIREGAGQKPDPDQEGA; encoded by the coding sequence ATGCTAATTGATAAGACTTCATCTAAGTCAGGCAAGCAGACCTCTTCGACCGGGCAAGCCAGACAGCCTGAGCAAGTGCTGCTTCCGGATATGGATATTAATATTGAGCGTATGCACCGTTTCCTGGGCGGAGGCGAGGATATCGTATGCCGTACGTTTCAGCATCGTTCCTTTGACAATACGCGGTATGCGATTCTCTATATTGACGGCATTGTGGAAGGGACGACCATTAATACGCTGCTGCTGAGTCTTCTGGACGATGCCAATAATCCGTACACGGATGAGGAGGACGGCAAGCAGTCCAGCCTCTATCATCATTTGACCGAGCGGTCCATCGCAATTGGCAAGCTTAGCGAAGTCAGCACGATTGAACAAGCAGGCTACAGCATTCTTGAGGGAAGCACAGTCCTTGTGGTGGACGGCAGCTTGCGGGCGATTGTGATGGATACAACCGGAGGCAAAACCCGCGCGGTAGAGGAGCCAAGCAGCCAGACGGTTATTCGGGGGCCGAAGGAAGGCTTTACCGAAAACCTGAGGACCAACACCTCGCTTATCCGAAGAATAATTAAGTCGCCTGATATCCGGTTTGACTATAAAATGATCGGGCGTCAGACGAGAACCAATGTAGCGGTTGTCTATATGGAGGGAATCGCGGAGGAGGAAATCGTCAAGGAGGTTCACCGCCGCTTAGACAAGATCGATATCGACGGCGTGCTGGAAAGCGGCTATGTCGAGGAGTTTATTCAGGACCGGGCGTTTACGCCTTTCCCGCTGCTGCAGAATACCGAACGTCCGGATGCCGCAAGCGCTGCCCTGCTGGAAGGCCAGGTTTTGATTATGGTTTCCGGAACGCCGTTTGTCCTGATTGCGCCGGTAACTTTTGTTAAGTTTTTCCAGTCGAGCGAAGACTACTACCAGCGGTATGATATTGCGACCTTTCTGCGGATCATCCGGATGGCCTCCTTCTTCATATCCATGCTGCTTCCGTCGCTCTATATTGCGATCACCACCTTTCACCAGGAAATGCTGCCGACCTCGCTTCTAATCAGCTTGGCAGCCCAGCGGGAAGGGATTCCGTTCCCGGCCTTGCTCGAGGCATTCCTGATGGAGATAACCTTCGAGATCTTGCGCGAAGCGGGTGTCCGGATGCCGCGGATTATCGGACCCGCGATTTCGATTGTTGGAGCGCTCGTGCTTGGACAGGCGGCCGTTCAGGCGGGGATTATATCGGCAGCCATGGTTATTGTCGTATCCTTTACCGCAATTGCCAGCTTCGTTATTCCGGCGGTAAATATGGGAATCGCTGCCCGGCTTATTCGTTTTATATTAATGATTTTGGCAGGTACGTTCGGGCTGTTTGGCATCATGTCCGGGCTGATGGTTCTACTTGCCCATTTATGCGGTTTACGGTCCTTTGGCAAGCCGTATATGATGCCGTTCTCGCCTTTTGTACCGTCCAATTTAAAGGATGTTCTGATTCGAGTGCCTTGGTGGGCGATGCGAAAACGCCCGATTAATATCGGAAGTGACAGCAATGCAATAAGGGAAGGCGCCGGGCAGAAGCCCGACCCAGATCAGGAAGGAGCCTAG
- a CDS encoding GerAB/ArcD/ProY family transporter, with protein sequence MKPAISTLQTVALIQSAITPTLVLAIPSVMVTIAHHDAWISGIIAIAAGMIMALGIGLLCKANKGQLFVEWMESSFGRPIGMVIGLFIGIYYFNSFCVIVRSFADFIADIVLDSTPLFMLTAIMVVVAAFTVMQGIEAIARSAFLVLILILLIVPVSVFVLYTDIDFKRLIPLFDTSTARLAIASFPPIGLLSEVAVLLLINPYMKKPASAVKAGLLGTFLGSSQLVLIILLSLTIFGQQLVPFMSYAFVNVMAIVEVGEFLERIEIFTVSVWVLTMYVKLAVFLFAAVHCLFHSLRLRSERHTVMGLSILAIVTAAGEWPQDMESTFMTTLVNMPVLLITNILLPILIALGLLVTRGKRKQQRGGQKP encoded by the coding sequence ATGAAGCCGGCTATATCGACCTTGCAGACCGTTGCCTTAATTCAAAGCGCGATTACGCCTACGCTGGTATTGGCGATACCAAGCGTAATGGTCACGATTGCTCATCATGATGCCTGGATTTCAGGCATAATAGCAATCGCAGCCGGTATGATTATGGCTCTGGGCATAGGGCTGTTATGCAAGGCGAATAAAGGGCAGCTTTTTGTGGAATGGATGGAGAGCAGCTTCGGAAGACCGATTGGCATGGTGATCGGATTATTTATAGGGATTTATTATTTCAATTCCTTTTGCGTAATAGTCCGGTCGTTTGCCGATTTCATAGCCGATATCGTCCTTGATTCGACTCCGCTGTTTATGCTGACGGCCATTATGGTAGTCGTAGCGGCTTTTACCGTCATGCAGGGAATTGAAGCCATTGCGCGTTCGGCTTTTTTGGTGCTTATCCTGATCCTGCTTATTGTTCCGGTATCCGTCTTTGTCCTTTATACAGACATTGATTTCAAGAGGCTCATTCCGCTGTTTGATACAAGCACGGCAAGACTGGCGATCGCGTCTTTTCCTCCTATCGGTCTTTTGTCGGAGGTAGCCGTTCTGCTTCTTATTAATCCCTACATGAAAAAACCGGCATCCGCCGTGAAAGCAGGCCTTTTGGGCACCTTCCTTGGCTCCTCGCAGCTTGTGCTGATTATTTTGCTGAGCCTTACGATTTTTGGGCAGCAGCTTGTTCCGTTTATGTCCTACGCCTTTGTTAATGTTATGGCGATCGTCGAGGTTGGCGAATTTCTGGAGCGGATCGAAATATTTACCGTTTCGGTCTGGGTCCTGACGATGTATGTCAAATTAGCCGTGTTCCTGTTTGCGGCCGTTCATTGTCTCTTTCACTCTCTTCGTCTGCGCAGCGAGCGCCATACGGTTATGGGATTAAGCATTCTCGCTATCGTAACGGCAGCGGGCGAGTGGCCGCAAGATATGGAGAGCACCTTCATGACAACCTTGGTCAATATGCCGGTGCTGCTGATTACGAATATTTTACTGCCTATTCTTATTGCTTTGGGACTTCTCGTGACGCGGGGGAAACGCAAGCAGCAAAGAGGGGGGCAGAAGCCATGA
- a CDS encoding ABC transporter permease, which produces MKDIRKNWLLYLMFLPVAVYFVVFAYIPMGGVVMAFESYSRQGGMFLSEWVGFDNFHYFFASGKAWLVTRNTMVYNVMFLGCYTLFSIVAAVFLSEIRRKSFKKLSQTLMFLPYFISWVTVSAFVYNFLNYEYGIVNKLLHYMDVQALDIYSNTSYWYFLLPFLYVWKWVGYGSILYLAAIVGIDQEIYEAATIDGATRLQRITRITLPLLKPTMIILLLLGLGRIMRGEFDMFYQLIGNNGLLMDATDIIDTLAFRSLMGSADFGMASSVGLYQSVLTLIIILTANWLVRRYDREQALF; this is translated from the coding sequence ATGAAGGATATTCGAAAGAATTGGCTGTTGTATCTAATGTTTTTACCGGTTGCCGTTTATTTTGTTGTATTCGCTTACATCCCGATGGGTGGCGTCGTGATGGCGTTCGAATCTTATTCCAGGCAAGGCGGCATGTTCCTGAGCGAATGGGTGGGCTTTGACAATTTCCATTATTTCTTTGCTTCGGGCAAAGCATGGCTTGTTACCCGCAACACCATGGTGTACAACGTTATGTTCCTTGGGTGCTATACCTTGTTCTCCATCGTTGCTGCCGTATTCCTGTCCGAGATTAGGCGCAAGTCGTTCAAGAAGCTGAGTCAGACGCTGATGTTCCTCCCGTATTTTATTTCCTGGGTAACGGTGTCGGCCTTTGTCTATAACTTCCTCAATTACGAGTACGGCATCGTAAACAAGCTTCTTCATTACATGGACGTGCAGGCGCTTGATATTTATTCTAACACCAGCTATTGGTACTTCCTGCTTCCTTTCTTGTATGTGTGGAAATGGGTAGGCTACGGCAGCATTCTGTATCTGGCTGCCATAGTAGGCATCGATCAGGAAATATACGAGGCAGCCACTATTGACGGAGCAACCCGGCTTCAACGGATTACGAGAATTACGTTGCCTCTGCTCAAGCCAACGATGATTATTTTGCTGCTGCTGGGACTCGGGCGGATTATGAGAGGCGAGTTCGATATGTTCTATCAGCTGATCGGCAACAACGGTCTGCTGATGGACGCGACGGATATTATCGATACGCTGGCCTTCAGGTCCCTAATGGGATCCGCCGATTTCGGCATGGCTTCCTCGGTCGGGCTGTATCAGTCGGTGCTGACCCTCATCATTATTTTGACCGCCAATTGGCTGGTGCGCCGGTATGACAGAGAGCAAGCGCTGTTCTAG
- a CDS encoding GerAB/ArcD/ProY family transporter, which yields MVTLRQMATMVILFLIGSSSLFLLGGTAERDAWLSVAVGVLAGFAVISLVTLQIQRLEPDRNLIEIFKLYFGKVIGFIFGLVYVVYFCYKCTRNVREFADLSIMFLLSDTPLSVIMLIICIIGGYAVMGGPGVFFRMAEVLLPILILIYALIYLLLIITGTIDLARLLPMLEKGFKPVWDAAIPELISFPFGEMVLFLMFYRYIDNKSFGQVIRVTLKSYLFAGAFITVMNVVITASLGSLAAWSTVPLLQATTFVAIGDVFERFDPFVALLFFTAVYVKLTAYYLGASLALAYLLRISLRIAAIPVGIGIFFGSFWFKSYMHQVNVGFELNVKYHFPIFQMYIPALLLIVMLLRSGVRSRGKLQKQPSSEDSNHAN from the coding sequence ATGGTGACGCTCAGACAGATGGCTACGATGGTCATTCTGTTTTTAATCGGCAGCTCCTCTTTATTTCTGCTTGGCGGCACGGCGGAGCGGGATGCGTGGTTATCGGTGGCCGTTGGGGTGCTGGCCGGCTTTGCGGTTATCAGCCTTGTGACGCTGCAGATCCAAAGGCTTGAGCCTGACCGGAACTTGATTGAAATTTTCAAGCTTTATTTCGGCAAAGTGATTGGCTTTATTTTTGGACTCGTCTATGTCGTTTATTTCTGTTACAAATGCACCCGTAATGTCCGTGAGTTCGCAGACCTGTCCATTATGTTTCTGCTGTCGGATACGCCGCTGTCCGTCATCATGCTCATCATTTGCATTATTGGCGGTTATGCCGTTATGGGCGGTCCCGGAGTGTTCTTCCGAATGGCGGAGGTGCTGCTGCCGATCCTGATTCTGATCTATGCCTTAATCTATCTCTTGCTAATTATTACAGGGACCATTGATCTTGCCAGACTGCTGCCGATGCTGGAAAAAGGCTTCAAGCCCGTCTGGGATGCCGCTATTCCGGAGCTTATCTCATTTCCCTTTGGCGAAATGGTTTTGTTCCTCATGTTCTATCGCTATATCGACAACAAGAGCTTCGGCCAAGTAATCCGGGTCACGCTGAAGAGCTACTTGTTCGCCGGAGCATTCATCACCGTCATGAATGTGGTTATTACGGCAAGCCTGGGCTCATTAGCCGCATGGAGCACGGTACCGCTTCTTCAAGCAACTACCTTTGTTGCAATCGGAGATGTATTCGAGCGTTTTGATCCGTTTGTCGCACTCTTGTTCTTCACGGCGGTATACGTGAAGCTGACGGCTTATTACCTTGGCGCATCGCTCGCTTTAGCCTATTTGCTTCGTATTTCGCTTCGGATTGCCGCCATTCCGGTTGGGATCGGCATTTTTTTCGGCTCGTTCTGGTTTAAAAGCTACATGCATCAGGTCAACGTCGGCTTCGAGTTGAATGTGAAGTATCATTTCCCGATTTTCCAAATGTACATTCCGGCCCTGCTGCTAATCGTCATGCTTCTCCGGTCCGGAGTTCGATCGCGCGGCAAGCTACAAAAACAGCCATCTAGCGAGGACAGTAACCATGCTAATTGA
- a CDS encoding histidine phosphatase family protein: MKQVYIVRHCKAAGQEPDAPLTEMGVRQAEELADFFSGRAVDFILTSPYERAFRTIAPLAGRLGVDIATDDRLTERVLSGANHADWREMLRLTYEDPDLLYEGGESSNEAMSRAVSVVTEALISGKNNIVIVSHGNLISLLLRHFDNRIGFREWEVMSNPDVFRLTFTEDKPSIQRIWEE, encoded by the coding sequence ATGAAACAGGTGTATATCGTGCGCCATTGCAAAGCTGCCGGACAGGAGCCGGATGCTCCATTAACAGAGATGGGCGTTCGGCAGGCCGAAGAGCTTGCAGACTTTTTCTCCGGCAGGGCAGTCGATTTCATTCTAACAAGTCCGTATGAAAGAGCTTTTAGAACAATAGCGCCGCTTGCCGGCAGACTTGGCGTGGATATCGCTACGGATGATCGGTTGACTGAGAGAGTTTTGTCCGGCGCCAATCATGCGGATTGGCGTGAGATGCTGCGACTGACCTACGAGGATCCGGATTTGCTCTACGAGGGAGGGGAGTCCAGCAACGAGGCAATGAGCCGCGCTGTTAGCGTCGTTACGGAAGCTCTGATCAGCGGCAAGAACAACATTGTTATCGTCTCGCACGGCAATCTGATTTCTCTGCTGCTTAGGCACTTTGACAATCGGATCGGCTTTAGAGAGTGGGAAGTTATGTCCAATCCCGATGTGTTTCGGCTTACCTTCACGGAGGATAAACCTAGCATTCAGCGTATCTGGGAGGAATAA